The Chlorocebus sabaeus isolate Y175 chromosome 1, mChlSab1.0.hap1, whole genome shotgun sequence genome includes a region encoding these proteins:
- the DAGLA gene encoding diacylglycerol lipase-alpha isoform X1, translated as MPGIVVFRRRWSVGSDDLVLPAIFLFLLHTTWFVILSVVLFGLVYNPHEACSLNLVDHGRGYLGILLSCMIAEMAIIWLSMRGGILYTEPRDSMQYVLYVRLAILVIEFIYAIVGIVWLTQYYTSCNDLTAKNVTLGMVVCNWVVILSVCITVLCVFDPTGRTFVKLRATKRRQRNLRTYNLRHRLEEGQATSWSRRLKVFLCCTRTKDSQSDAYSEIAYLFAEFFRDLDIVPSDIIAGLVLLRQRQRAKRNAVLDEANNDILAFLSGMPVTRNTKYLDLKNSQEMLRYKEVCYYMLFALAAYGWPMYLMRKPACGLCQLARSCSCCLCPARPRFAPGVTIEEDNCCGCNAIAIRRHFLDENMTAVDIVYTSCHDAVYETPFYVAVDHDKKKVVISIRGTLSPKDALTDLTGDAERLPVEGHHGTWLGHKGMVLSAEYIKKKLEQEMVLSQAFGRDLGRGTKHYGLIVVGHSLGAGTAAILSFLLRPQYPTLKCFAYSPPGGLLSEDAMEYSKEFVTAVVLGKDLVPRIGLSQLEGFRRQLLDVLQRSTKPKWRIIVGATKCIPKSELPEEVEVTTLASTRLWTHPSDLTIALSASTPLYPPGRIIHVVHNHPAEQCCCCEQEEPTYFAIWGDNKAFNEVIISPAMLHEHLPYVVMEGLNKVLENYNKGKTALLSAAKVMVSPTEVDLTPELIFQQQPLPTGPPMPAGLALELPTADHRNSSVRSKSQSEMSLEGFSEGRLLSPVVAAAAARQDPVELLLLSTQERLAAELQARRAPLATMESLSDTESLYSFDSRRSSGFRSIRGSPSLHAVLERDEGHLFYIDPAIPEENPSLSSRTELLAADSLSKHSQDTQPLEAALGSGGVTPERPPSASANDEEEEVGGGGGGLASRGELALHNGRLGDSPSPQVLEFAEFIDSLFNLDSKSSSFQDLYCMVVPESPTSDYAEGPKSPSQQEILLRAQFEPNLVPKPPRLFAGSADPSSGISLSPSFPLSSSGELMDLTPTGLSSQECLAADKIRTSTPTGHGASPAKQDELVISAR; from the exons CCATCCTGGTGATCGAGTTCATCTATGCCATCGTGGGCATCGTCTGGCTCACTCAGTACTACACCTCCTGCAACGACCTCACTGCCAAGAATGTCACCCTCG GAATGGTTGTCTGCAACTGGGTAGTCATCCTCAGCGTGTGCATCACTGTCCTGTGCGTCTTTGACCCCACGGGCCGCACCTTTGTCAAGCTGAGAGCCACCAAGAGGAGGCAGCGTAACCTGCGGACCTACAACCTGCG GCACCGCTTAGAGGAGGGTCAAGCCACCAGCTGGTCGCGCCGGCTCAAAGTGTTCCTCTGCTGCACGCGGACGAAGGACTCCCAGTCA GATGCCTACTCAGAAATTGCCTACCTCTTTGCGGAGTTCTTCCGGGACCTTGACATTGTGCCGTCCGACATCATTGCTGGCCTGGTGCTGCTCCGGCAGCGGCAGCGGGCCAAGCGCAATGCCGTGCTGGACGAG GCAAACAATGACATCTTGGCCTTCCTGTCTGGGATGCCGGTGACCAGAAACACCAAGTACCTCGACCTCAAGAATTCG CAAGAGATGCTCCGCTACAAAGAGGTCTGCTACTACATGCTCTTTGCCCTGGCTGCCTATGGGTGGCCCATGTACCTGATGCGGAAGCCCGCCTGCGGCCTCTGCCAGCTGGCTCGGTCTTGCTC GTGTTGCCTGTGTCCTGCGAGGCCGCGGTTCGCCCCTGGAGTCACCATCGAGGAAGACAACTGCTGTGGCTGTAACGCCATTGCCATCCGGCGCCACTTCCTGGATGAGAACATGACTGCGGTGGACATCGTCTATACCTCCTGCCACGATGCG GTCTACGAAACGCCCTTCTACGTGGCGGTGGACCATGACAAGAAGAAGGTGGTGATCAGTATCCGGGGGACCCTGTCCCCCAAG GATGCCCTGACTGACCTGACGGGTGACGCTGAGCGCCTCCCCGTGGAGGGGCACCACGGCACCTGGCTAGGCCACAAG GGAATGGTCCTCTCAGCTGAGTACATCAAGAAGAAACTGGAGCAGGAGATGGTCCTCTCCCAGGCCTTTGGGCGAGACCTG GGCCGCGGAACCAAACACTACGGCCTGATTGTGGTGGGCCACTCCCTGGGTGCGGGCACCGCTGccatcctctccttccttctgcgCCCACAGTACCCAACCCTCAAGTGCTTTGCCTACTCCCCGCCAGGGGGCCTGCTGAG TGAGGATGCGATGGAGTATTCCAAGGAGTTCGTGACTGCTGTGGTTCTGGGCAAAGACCTCGTCCCCAG GATTGGCCTCTCCCAGCTGGAAGGCTTCCGCAGACAGCTCCTGGACGTCCTGCAGCGAAGCACCAAGCCCAAA TGGCGGATCATCGTTGGGGCCACCAAATGCATCCCCAAGTCGGAACTGCCCGAGGAGGTAGAGGTGACCACCCTGGCCAGCACGCGGCTCTGGACCCACCCCAGCGATCTAACTATCGCCCTCTCAGCCAGCACTCCACTCTACCCGCCTGGCCGCATCATCCACGTGGTCCACAACCACCCTGCGGAGCAGTGCTG CTGCTGTGAGCAGGAGGAGCCCACGTACTTCGCCATCTGGGGCGACAACAAGGCCTTCAATGAGGTGATCATCTCGCCAGCCATGCTGCACGAGCACCTGCCCTATGTGGTCATGGAGGGGCTCAACAAG GTGCTGGAGAACTACAATAAGGGGAAGACCGCTCTGCTCTCTGCTGCCAAGGTCATGGTGAGCCCTACCGAGGTGGacctaactcctgagctcatctTCCAGCAGCAGCCACTCCCCACGGGGCCACCCATGCCCGCTGGCCTCGCCCTGGAGCTGCCAACTGCAGACCACCGCAACAGCAGCGTCAG GAGCAAGTCCCAGTCTGAGATGAGCCTGGAGGGCTTCTCAGAGGGACGGCTGCTGTCGCCGGTGGTTGCAGCAGCGGCAGCCCGCCAGGACCCGGTGGAGTTGCTGCTGCTGTCCACCCAGGAGCGGCTGGCAGCAGAGCTCCAGGCCCGGCGGGCGCCACTGGCCACCATGGAGAGCCTCTCGGACACTGAGTCCCTGTACAGCTTCGACTCGCGCCGCTCCTCGGGCTTCCGCAGCATCCGAGGCTCGCCCAGCCTCCATGCTGTGCTGGAGCGTGATGAAGGCCACCTCTTCTACATTGACCCTGCCATCCCTGAGGAAAACCCATCCTTGAGCTCACGCACTGAGCTGCTGGCGGCTGACAGCCTGTCCAAGCACTCGCAGGACACGCAGCCCCTGGAGGCGGCCCTGGGCAGCGGGGGCGTCACTCCTGAGCGGCCCCCCAGTGCCTCGGCCAATGACGAGGAGGaagaggttgggggtgggggtggcggaCTGGCCTCCCGTGGGGAGCTGGCGCTGCACAACGGGCGCCTGGGGGACTCGCCCAGTCCTCAGGTGCTGGAATTCGCCGAGTTTATCGACAGCCTCTTCAACCTGGACAGCAAGAGCAGCTCCTTCCAGGACCTCTACTGCATGGTGGTGCCTGAGAGTCCCACCAGCGACTATGCCGAGGGCCCCAAGTCCCCCAGCCAGCAAGAGATCCTGCTCCGTGCCCAGTTTGAGCCCAACTTGGTGCCCAAGCCCCCACGGCTCTTTGCTGGCTCGGCCGACCCCTCCTCGGGCATCTCGCTCTCGCCCTCCTTCCCGCTCAGCTCCTCGGGTGAGCTCATGGACCTGACGCCCACGGGCCTCAGTAGCCAGGAATGCCTGGCAGCTGACAAGATCCGGACTTCTACCCCCACTGGCCACGGAGCCAGCCCTGCCAAGCAAGATGAGCTGGTCATCTCAGCACGCTAG
- the DAGLA gene encoding diacylglycerol lipase-alpha isoform X2: MVVCNWVVILSVCITVLCVFDPTGRTFVKLRATKRRQRNLRTYNLRHRLEEGQATSWSRRLKVFLCCTRTKDSQSDAYSEIAYLFAEFFRDLDIVPSDIIAGLVLLRQRQRAKRNAVLDEANNDILAFLSGMPVTRNTKYLDLKNSQEMLRYKEVCYYMLFALAAYGWPMYLMRKPACGLCQLARSCSCCLCPARPRFAPGVTIEEDNCCGCNAIAIRRHFLDENMTAVDIVYTSCHDAVYETPFYVAVDHDKKKVVISIRGTLSPKDALTDLTGDAERLPVEGHHGTWLGHKGMVLSAEYIKKKLEQEMVLSQAFGRDLGRGTKHYGLIVVGHSLGAGTAAILSFLLRPQYPTLKCFAYSPPGGLLSEDAMEYSKEFVTAVVLGKDLVPRIGLSQLEGFRRQLLDVLQRSTKPKWRIIVGATKCIPKSELPEEVEVTTLASTRLWTHPSDLTIALSASTPLYPPGRIIHVVHNHPAEQCCCCEQEEPTYFAIWGDNKAFNEVIISPAMLHEHLPYVVMEGLNKVLENYNKGKTALLSAAKVMVSPTEVDLTPELIFQQQPLPTGPPMPAGLALELPTADHRNSSVRSKSQSEMSLEGFSEGRLLSPVVAAAAARQDPVELLLLSTQERLAAELQARRAPLATMESLSDTESLYSFDSRRSSGFRSIRGSPSLHAVLERDEGHLFYIDPAIPEENPSLSSRTELLAADSLSKHSQDTQPLEAALGSGGVTPERPPSASANDEEEEVGGGGGGLASRGELALHNGRLGDSPSPQVLEFAEFIDSLFNLDSKSSSFQDLYCMVVPESPTSDYAEGPKSPSQQEILLRAQFEPNLVPKPPRLFAGSADPSSGISLSPSFPLSSSGELMDLTPTGLSSQECLAADKIRTSTPTGHGASPAKQDELVISAR; the protein is encoded by the exons ATGGTTGTCTGCAACTGGGTAGTCATCCTCAGCGTGTGCATCACTGTCCTGTGCGTCTTTGACCCCACGGGCCGCACCTTTGTCAAGCTGAGAGCCACCAAGAGGAGGCAGCGTAACCTGCGGACCTACAACCTGCG GCACCGCTTAGAGGAGGGTCAAGCCACCAGCTGGTCGCGCCGGCTCAAAGTGTTCCTCTGCTGCACGCGGACGAAGGACTCCCAGTCA GATGCCTACTCAGAAATTGCCTACCTCTTTGCGGAGTTCTTCCGGGACCTTGACATTGTGCCGTCCGACATCATTGCTGGCCTGGTGCTGCTCCGGCAGCGGCAGCGGGCCAAGCGCAATGCCGTGCTGGACGAG GCAAACAATGACATCTTGGCCTTCCTGTCTGGGATGCCGGTGACCAGAAACACCAAGTACCTCGACCTCAAGAATTCG CAAGAGATGCTCCGCTACAAAGAGGTCTGCTACTACATGCTCTTTGCCCTGGCTGCCTATGGGTGGCCCATGTACCTGATGCGGAAGCCCGCCTGCGGCCTCTGCCAGCTGGCTCGGTCTTGCTC GTGTTGCCTGTGTCCTGCGAGGCCGCGGTTCGCCCCTGGAGTCACCATCGAGGAAGACAACTGCTGTGGCTGTAACGCCATTGCCATCCGGCGCCACTTCCTGGATGAGAACATGACTGCGGTGGACATCGTCTATACCTCCTGCCACGATGCG GTCTACGAAACGCCCTTCTACGTGGCGGTGGACCATGACAAGAAGAAGGTGGTGATCAGTATCCGGGGGACCCTGTCCCCCAAG GATGCCCTGACTGACCTGACGGGTGACGCTGAGCGCCTCCCCGTGGAGGGGCACCACGGCACCTGGCTAGGCCACAAG GGAATGGTCCTCTCAGCTGAGTACATCAAGAAGAAACTGGAGCAGGAGATGGTCCTCTCCCAGGCCTTTGGGCGAGACCTG GGCCGCGGAACCAAACACTACGGCCTGATTGTGGTGGGCCACTCCCTGGGTGCGGGCACCGCTGccatcctctccttccttctgcgCCCACAGTACCCAACCCTCAAGTGCTTTGCCTACTCCCCGCCAGGGGGCCTGCTGAG TGAGGATGCGATGGAGTATTCCAAGGAGTTCGTGACTGCTGTGGTTCTGGGCAAAGACCTCGTCCCCAG GATTGGCCTCTCCCAGCTGGAAGGCTTCCGCAGACAGCTCCTGGACGTCCTGCAGCGAAGCACCAAGCCCAAA TGGCGGATCATCGTTGGGGCCACCAAATGCATCCCCAAGTCGGAACTGCCCGAGGAGGTAGAGGTGACCACCCTGGCCAGCACGCGGCTCTGGACCCACCCCAGCGATCTAACTATCGCCCTCTCAGCCAGCACTCCACTCTACCCGCCTGGCCGCATCATCCACGTGGTCCACAACCACCCTGCGGAGCAGTGCTG CTGCTGTGAGCAGGAGGAGCCCACGTACTTCGCCATCTGGGGCGACAACAAGGCCTTCAATGAGGTGATCATCTCGCCAGCCATGCTGCACGAGCACCTGCCCTATGTGGTCATGGAGGGGCTCAACAAG GTGCTGGAGAACTACAATAAGGGGAAGACCGCTCTGCTCTCTGCTGCCAAGGTCATGGTGAGCCCTACCGAGGTGGacctaactcctgagctcatctTCCAGCAGCAGCCACTCCCCACGGGGCCACCCATGCCCGCTGGCCTCGCCCTGGAGCTGCCAACTGCAGACCACCGCAACAGCAGCGTCAG GAGCAAGTCCCAGTCTGAGATGAGCCTGGAGGGCTTCTCAGAGGGACGGCTGCTGTCGCCGGTGGTTGCAGCAGCGGCAGCCCGCCAGGACCCGGTGGAGTTGCTGCTGCTGTCCACCCAGGAGCGGCTGGCAGCAGAGCTCCAGGCCCGGCGGGCGCCACTGGCCACCATGGAGAGCCTCTCGGACACTGAGTCCCTGTACAGCTTCGACTCGCGCCGCTCCTCGGGCTTCCGCAGCATCCGAGGCTCGCCCAGCCTCCATGCTGTGCTGGAGCGTGATGAAGGCCACCTCTTCTACATTGACCCTGCCATCCCTGAGGAAAACCCATCCTTGAGCTCACGCACTGAGCTGCTGGCGGCTGACAGCCTGTCCAAGCACTCGCAGGACACGCAGCCCCTGGAGGCGGCCCTGGGCAGCGGGGGCGTCACTCCTGAGCGGCCCCCCAGTGCCTCGGCCAATGACGAGGAGGaagaggttgggggtgggggtggcggaCTGGCCTCCCGTGGGGAGCTGGCGCTGCACAACGGGCGCCTGGGGGACTCGCCCAGTCCTCAGGTGCTGGAATTCGCCGAGTTTATCGACAGCCTCTTCAACCTGGACAGCAAGAGCAGCTCCTTCCAGGACCTCTACTGCATGGTGGTGCCTGAGAGTCCCACCAGCGACTATGCCGAGGGCCCCAAGTCCCCCAGCCAGCAAGAGATCCTGCTCCGTGCCCAGTTTGAGCCCAACTTGGTGCCCAAGCCCCCACGGCTCTTTGCTGGCTCGGCCGACCCCTCCTCGGGCATCTCGCTCTCGCCCTCCTTCCCGCTCAGCTCCTCGGGTGAGCTCATGGACCTGACGCCCACGGGCCTCAGTAGCCAGGAATGCCTGGCAGCTGACAAGATCCGGACTTCTACCCCCACTGGCCACGGAGCCAGCCCTGCCAAGCAAGATGAGCTGGTCATCTCAGCACGCTAG